GAATTAGACAACAAGTCATAAATTATGAAAATGGGATGAGGCAAAGGGGCTTCGGCTAGGGAAGTTAATTGGGTGGAGAAGTGTCCAGAAGGATGAAGATTTGTCTAACAGGATTTGTTTGCACAGGTTTCCTGGCTTTGATAAGAATGCTACTTTCATTCTGGTATAGGGAGgacctctttcttttattattattattattattattattattattattatcttaagACTCagtgagtctctctctgtcacccaggctggagtgcaatggtgcgatatcagctcactgcaacctccacctcccgggttcaagcgattgtcctgcctcagcctcccgaatagctgggaatacaggtgtgagccaccacacccagctgcttcttgtatttttagtagagatggggtttcaccatgttgtccaggctggtctccaattcctgacctcaagtgatctgcccgcctcagcctcccaaagtgctaggattacaggcatgagccaccgtgcccggcctaggaaGAACATCTTCCACATGAGAATTTCATCTCCTGCTTTTAAGTAACAGAAGGTCAGAGTGATCGTCTTGCACCTGCTGTTTTTCAAGTGCTTTTAACTCAAAATAGTCAATATGCCAGAGTGGCATATTTTTAACTCCTTCAGTAGCCAAGCTATATGTGGCTATACAGCACTGAAAATGTGACTACAGTGACCATGGAactgatttcttaattttttatgtgtttaattaaagtttaaaatgaaattgCCGCATGTGGCAAGTGGTTGTCATACTGGACAGCACAGGGCCACTAAGTCAGTGTCTGAGCATCTGCACAGCCTTGCATGGCTCCACACTGACCTTCTCTAGCCTTGCCCTCACACTGCACTTGTCACGTTCATGAACTCTGACAGGTGGTGAAGTCCTCAAAGGTAACATTTCCCCTTGGTTTAGTCCACATCAGAGATGAGTCTCAGGCACTGCTTGATGTATAGGCTGGTTCATTCAACCCTCGCTATTGTAAGACTAACAGGACAGCGGGAGCATGCCCATGTCATGGGTATGTTATGGTCAAGAGGTCACACAACTGCCTGATGGTCCAGAAGCAACTCTCAAAGTCCCTCTCTTGTTCCTGTGTGTTGTCTGGGTCAATTACCAGGTGTTTCTATTGTAAAGGTATCCTAAGCTATTCTTGTAAGGATAAGtcctttttgtggtatctgaaagtCAGTCATATCTGTTCTGAGCTGGCCCCAGTTCTTTGGCAATCCTAAGCTACAGTTGTCCATACTCTTAAGTGACAGGTAGTGACAGCCTTGCAAGATGTCTCATTAGACCCTTTAGCTACCATTAGTTTAATAGCCATAATGTGTCCTAGAGTACAGTACTGTTACTCCAGgtctgagtaaatgaatgaatcacaCAGCCGTCAACTATTTATTCCCCACAAGACTTGAATTTATGGTTCAGTTGCAGTAAACAGGTCTTAGCTTTGATTCTGTGTGTCAATGATTGCCTCAACCTTGGCTTTCTAGAGCTGTGGCTTGCCCTTGCTCTGAGAGGATCTCTCAGGCCATAGCCTCCTGCTGTTTCTCAACACCAGCTTCCACAGCTGCTAAGCTTAGCTACTTTGCTGGTAAACATCTTCAAGGACCTGAATCTGCACTCCCTACCTGGTGCACATTCGACGACTCCCAGGCTCTACCCTCCTGTCAGCCCTGCTATGACTCTACTCTACACCACTGCTGCCCAACTGCCCATCGATTCAATCATCACTTCTCCTAATACCACACCCTCTCCCTGCCCACCATCTATGTAGGTACGAGTCCTGGTGAAGTACATCAATTTCCATAAAAGGATATCTATTTTACCTCTCAGAGAGCTCATAATCGAAGCATATGTGCCTACTCTGTTGGCAAAAGTTTCTACATCTCAAGTTCCTCTTAGGGAGGTTCCAACCCAGAACTCTTAGTTGCCTGACTTATTCAAAATTCAGTTACAAGAAATAAAAGCTGTGGGGCGCCGGCCGAAGGCTTCACAGTCCactcttttctttaaatattctagCCTGTACCCTGGCTCAAGGCATGTCACCAAAGAGCTGCAAACTTGGACCATAATGCATTGACCCATGAAAGAAACCAGGCTGCCCCTGATATGTGGGGTTCAAATCTCctggaaacattattttaattttacttggaCTCCCAGCAAGGAAAACATTAAACCCAGGGcatgacttttccttttttttttttttaataactagaGCCAATTCAATTTATATAATGATGGGTCTTATTAGTATGAGACAGTAAGAGTTCATTCACATCTTCAGTGAACATCCAACAAACCTGTGTCACATTTAATGAATACAACATTCATGTGTTTGCAGATTGAATGTTACATTCTAAAAACTCTACAGTTTTCATGggaatccagaatataaaaataaaaataaataaaataaaaactctacagCTAACACAGACTAAATGTCCCAGTGAGAACTTTGTATTAAAAACctcaggaggccaggcacagtggctcacttctgtaatcccagcactttgggaggctgaggcgggcggatcacgaggtcaggagatcgagaccatcctggctaacatggtgaaaccccgtctctactaaaaatacaaagaattagccgggcgcggtggcaggcgcctgtagtcccagctacttgggaggctgaggcaggagaatggcatgaacccagaaggtggagcttgcagtaagccaagatcgcaccactgcactccaggctgggcgacagagcgagactccacctcacaaaaacaaaaaacaaaaagcaaacaaacaaacaaacaaaacacctcaggaagggctgggcatggtggcttacacctgtaatcccagcactttgggaggcagaggcgggcggatcacctgagatcaggagttcaagaccagcctggccaacatggtaaaaccccgtctcaactaaaaatacaaaaaattagccaggcatggtggtgggtgcctgtaatcccagctactcgggaagctgaggcagggaattgcttgaacctgggaggcagaggttgcagtgagccgagatcacaacattgcactctagcctgagtaacaagagcaaaacgctgtctcaaaaaaaaaaaaaaaaaaagctcaggaagtttcttgattttttattaGGGAACATGATTGAACTtgtgtaaatttaaatttaaatacaatctCTTTCCCCCCAATAGTTCTTTTTGGTtcttgaaacctttttttttttttggagtcttattctgtcacctaggctggagtatagtggcacagtctcgggtcactgcaacccctaccttctgggttcaagcgattttcctgcctcagcctcccaagtggctggaataaaaagtgcacaccaccaagcccagctaattttctgtgtgtatttttaatagagacacagtttcaccatgttggccaggctggtcttgaactcctgacctcaggtgatccacccgccttggtctcccaaagtgctgggattactgacatgagccaccacgcccggcctcctggAACCTTGATGTAACTAGAATGCAAATGTTTGCCAACCCTTCCCCTTTATATCTTACTAAAAATTCCAATTATTTGACATAAAAACCATCAAGACCTatagctgatttttattttaaccaaGGCTAATTAATTtgggtttataattttatttccacaGGTGCCTGACAGAATTGCTTACTTGACATCATCCTTGGCTTGAGCATACAAAGAATCTGTGCAAAGTTTAATATCATAGGTGTTTTCACACACACGGGAGTTTCAGCAGAACTCTGTTCCACAGAGATGCTACGTGGGCCACCACAGGAGACAGAAGAGCAACAAGGAGGGGCCCAGGAGACAGCTCTGAGCCCATATCCTGTTCCACCAGGGCAGCCCTGCTCTACTTTAGTTGGCTCATTTAGGGTCTTTGAAAGATGGTTTGATAAAATGTATCTGCTGCTAAGATAGTTTGGAAACcaatatgctgctgaattcatGGTAGGGCTGTTTGTGGTTGAGGACCTCACCACAGCACACAGGGTTCCCGCCATGTGACCCACTATAGGAGGTGTTTTTCTCAGGCCTCACTAACATAACACAGTAGTGCCTCTCCCAagtattttgtttgctttggcaGTTAGGCAGCTCAGAGCCAAATGTATAGCCCACTGACTCGTAACTATTAGttcggtgcaaaagtaatcagtttttgccattaaaagtaattaccACCAACCCAAAAGTAATTTTACACCAACCTAAATATGTAGAACCTTACGCTGCCATTCCTTTGTCCCcgcattatcttttttttttggagtctcactttgtcacccaggctggagtgcagtggtgcaatctcggctcactgcaacctctgcctccaggttcaagcgattctcctgcctcagcctcctgagtagctgggattacaagcgcgcgccaccacacccggctaattttttgtattttcagtagagacagggtttcaccatgttggctgggctggtctcgaacttctgacttcaggtgatccacccccctcggcctcccaaagtgctgggattacaggagtgagccactgcacccagcccatgcattatttttggcttcattttaatctcttgctttcattttctgtttctcatcACCCTGATTTCATTACCTGCTTAaggtctgttttctctctctctttaatccTATGAGTTAAAGGGAGGAAGGGACACTGAGACAGAAGGACAGAGGCTCTGCTTATCTAAACTTCCATCCCTATTACTATGCCCCCACTAGGGGTCAGCCTAGGATCTTCTAGTTCCAGTCCTTTAAGTCCATCGAAATCCAGACTCTGAATGAATAGTAGTGACTatctgtaccagatgtggtttcactgcTTGAGTGAATTAACACATTCCCTGGTCTAATTAACCATGCCAACATCAATACGGTCCTTTAAGTTCTCGCTCTCGCCCTCTTTTCCAGCTCAAAGCAGTAGTCTCTGtacattttatgtgtttatacATAGAAAGCTATCTCAAGGTTCCACCCTCCCCTCTGatgaattttcagaaaattctcaATTTTCAGGAAATTGAGGAAAGAGGGAAGTGCAGCTGACATGTCTCAAGCGgttccttaaaaataattaatacatggccgggtacggtggctcacgtctgtaatcccaacactttgggaggccgaggtgggcagataacccgaggtcaggagttcacgactagcctgtccaacatgttgaaaccccatgtctactaaaaatacaaaaattagctgggtgtggtggtgcatgcctgtaatcccagctactcgggaggctgaggcaggaagatcgctcgaacccaggagatggaggttgcagtgagccaagataacgctattgcactccagcatgagtgataagagtgaaactccatctcaaaaataaataaacaaataagcataaaaattaatatatacttTAATATATGACTGCAATTGGAATGCATGCttgctgaaaaaaaattgaatatagctgtgtacaaagtaaaaaaataccACTTCCTCTACCACACTCCATGGGTAACCACGTAGGcttcaaacattttattaatagtgtttttattttatttatttatttatttatttattttggagacagagtctcactccaccccccaggctggaatgcagtggcgaaatctcagctcactacaacctccacctcccgggttcaagagattctcctgcctcagcctccggagtagcggggattataggtgcctgccaccacgcctggctaatttttgtatttttaatagagatggtgtttcaccatgtcggccaggctggtctcgaactcctgatctcaggtgatccgcctgcctcagcctcccaaagtgctgggcttacaggcatgagccaccgtgcccagccaatagtgTTCTTTTTAAGTTGACAAGTTTAAACAAGAGCCCCCTACAAGGAGCAACAGTGCTCACCTCTTCTCCATACTGAATCCATGTGCCAGATTCATTCTTCCAATACCAAATCCATTTGGTGGTGAAGACAGAATTGGCTGGCTTGGTGACAGAAGAAGGAGTGGAGAGGCGTCGGATGGGAAAGGAATCACAACTCATTACCCGAAAATTGATTGTATAATTTCCTACAGAACAGCTGAGAGAGAAAAGTATTAAGTTAACATAATGCTTCATTGACCCCTGTTTTCTACAATGTCGTCTTCCCTAATAAGAGCACAGAATTAAACTTTCAGGGCTAAAATAGATCTTCAAGTTTTCTTTCCATGGCTCCAGGTCCTACACATAAAAGAAAAACGGAAATGCAGAGAGGAAAGTGACTTGCCTGCACCTCATAATTAACGGTGTTACATAGTGTATTCTTCCCTCAGAAAATATCCCAAAATAAAACTGTGCCCACAAAACTCCTGATTGGCTCAATGTTATAAATTAAGTCAGAAACTCACATTtggtccattttaaaaattatttattattatttaaatcgTTATCAAAATGTGGAGACCCTTGCAGAAAATTGGCAaggttaaatttattttcataataacattaaacattatttgcttttttcactttcattctctCAAGAATACACGATGAAATTTTCCAGAGGCTACACAATATATGATTTCACAGCAGATTGAATaaagaagcagatatgagaatctaGTTATCTTCTATTATGCCAGACAttaatttgcaaaaatataaaactcctctcaataaattttttgttttggaaaacagttattttataattatccatataaatattatatatacctataaataaatacacacagttATATACCTGGGTATGTATATTAAATGGATATACATGAATATGTATATAGTATTAAATATAGTTACATGAAACATGTTCATTATGTTAACATATAGCAagcttattcttatttttaagtgaatCAAATATGTAAGtgttctcagttttaatttttaacatggtAAATATTGATAGCTATATTCCATATAAACAGAAATTCTTTGGGGTCCTGAATACATTTTAAGTGTTGAGGAGTCCTctgaccaaaaagtttgagaattgcTGCTCTAAGAAAGACCTCTTAGATCAGTGATTCTCAATCAGGAACGATTTTGACCTCAGTTGGGTATTTTACAACATCTGAAGACATTTTGGGTTATGACAACCAGCGGGCCTGGTGGGGGGGGTGGGTGGTGCTTCCTGTCATCTGTGGATTGAGGCTAGGAATAGTGCTAAACAGAATCTGGCCCAAAAcgtcagtagtgctgaggttgagaaacactgctctcaACTTGCCTGGGAGTGGAAATAGAGACCTAGCAACAAGAAAGTAGCCGATGTCGCCCTCTAGTGGTAAAAATCCAGCAACACAGAATCTCCACCCTCAAATCACTAAATTCTCATATGATGAAAAGTAATGTAACTTTTCCCCCTTAAGAATTTCCTTGTAAAACTGGGACGTTTCTTATATCCCTGCACACCATAGATAAATACGGTCATATGGGTATCACCCATTTCAGCTCTTCCAGAAGGAGaaatgtttttacttatttatttttgagacacggtctcactctgtcacccaggctggagtgtggtagcacaatcacggctcattgcagcctcgacttcttgggctccagtgattctctcacatcagcctcccgagtagcgagtagctgggaccacaggtgcgcgctaccatgcctggctagtttttgtattgttggtagagaaagggtttcatcatgttgcccaggctgatctcgagctcctgagctcaagtgatcctcctgcctcagcctcccaaagtgctaggattacaagcatgagcaacCACGCTCGGCTAGAAGCAGAAATGTAAGGTACCCTTTTAGATGCCTCGCTACAGAAAATAGCAAACATAAGGGAGGTATTAAATGCTAAAGTATACAACAAAATTCTACACTAAAACTATATGAAATTAttcaaattgtgtttttaaattatgaagtTAAGCCAAAAGCTCTTTTGTCCTAAATCATTTAGTACTTTTAATAGTTCTGTGATGAACTGATCAGGATACAAGCCGGACTCTGCATTGCGTTTTTCTGCAGGACACAAACAACTGTCAACTAAACAAATAATCATGTCACTGTTTGTTTCATTTGAGTTAGCAAACATTCCCAGGATCTCTGGTATTAGCCAGGCTCAGTGTGACCTCAACCCCACCCAGCTGTGTTTTTCCTTCATTAACTCGGCAGGCATTTGCCATTTTTTATCTCAAGAGGTATTTCACACTCGAATGGGATTCCGAtggaaaagtgtttttttgtttttcccaagcCTAGCACTAATGCTTCCCTTTGATAATGTTGGACTCTTGAAAGCCAGAGTACAGCCACCAACTTACAGGTAGATTCCGGGGTTACAGTAGTTTTCCTCGATCATCTCCATGTGCTCAAAGTCCATCCAGGTTTTACCAATAAGCATCTGCCACCGGTAAGGCAGATGGAAGTGGACTTTGCTGCAGCTACCTACAAAGACAAAGAAGGGGTCTGAGGGACTGTTGAGCGGGGATTCTAACCAATTCAGTCAAGttcactgccagctttccccatCTATGCCTGCCCTGCCCCCTGCCAGACAGGTCCCATCTATACCGGCTGACACTGCTGTGTGTCCATTATCCAGTTTCCTTCATTACCTTGGAGACtcaccagaaaacaaaaattcaggcagagtgtggtggctcacatctgtaatcccaccactttgggaggccgaaacaggcagatcatttgaggccaggagttcacgaccagcctagccaacatggtgaaatcctgtctctactaaaaatacaaaaattagccaggcatggtagtgggtgcctgtaatcccagcttcttgggacactgaggcaggagaatcacttgaatctgggaggtggaggttgcagtgagccgagatcaccccattgcactccagcctgggtgacagagtgaaattctgtctcaaaaaaaaaaaaggaaaaagaaaagaaaacaaaaattccccACTCCCCCCAAAATCACTCTACCCAGATAGAAATTTGAGGTAATCAGAAATTTAGTTACCCTTTCTGCATCCCCCCAAGTGTATTAAGCCAAAATGCTCTCCAGCAGAGGCAACAGCCTTTATTTCCTTGAAGCCCTGGACTACAGTTCATCTCTTCCAGAAAGATTCTCTTAACAAATCTCACTCCATCCCCACCTGACTTGTATTTTTTGCATTCCTTTAGCCAGTACCCAATACTCAGCTGGGGGTTAATTTTTTATACGTTTTTACTTACTTCACGCAGTTTTcccatttgcaaatattttgtttgtttttgtttttgtttttgttttgaggcagaatctcactcactctgtcgcccaggctggagtgcaatggcgcagtcttggctcactgcaacctccacgtcccgggttcaagaaattctcctgcctcagcctcctgagtagctgggattacaggcatgtgccaccacgcccagctaatttttgtatttttagtagggatgggttttcaccatgatggccagactggtcttgaactcctggcctcaagtgatccacctgcctcagcctcccaaagtactgggattacaggcataagctaccgtgCCTGGCATTTTATGGATGTTTTCATGCCCTACCTTAATTATAAACTTACTAAAGAGAAGGCTGCACTATGGTTTAGCTTACATCCCCCTTACATATTTGGCACAGGGCTAGGCATACAAAAGACAGCCATTGCAAGAATGCCGGCTAAAGAATGAATTGATGTTATAAGCTACAGTACAGGAAGACAGAAAATAgttctgtttttcaaaatttgcCTTATGTTATGTttaaattgttttgaaatattcaaaataaagatGTGTGACaacttcaaaacaaacaaacaaaaaagacaggttTAGACAATGCAGGGACACCCATAGAGTGGCCCTACTTGAGACATGGCTGACTGAAAAGTACACAACCACTCATTATAGTCCACACCTCACACTTGTTAGAATGGCTGCTATCCAAAGACAaacagtggctgggcacagtggctcatgcctgtaatcccagcattttggaaggccgaggcgggtggatcacttgaggtcaggagttcaagaccagcctggccaacatgcaaaaacaccgtctctactaaaaatacaaaaattagccagacgtggtggcacacacctgtaaccccagctacttgggacgctgaggcaggagaatcacttgaatccagggggcagatgttgcagtgagctgggattacaccactgcactccatcctgggtgacagagtgagacaccgtctcaaaacaaacaaacaaaaaggcaaacaaacacacacaaacagggcaagtgttggtgaggatgtggagaaatttgaacccttgtacattgctggtggcaaagaaaaatggtatagccactatgAATaatagttcctcaaaaaaaaaaaattaaacatagaagtACTATATGATCCCCCAACTccacttctgggtgtatatccaaaagaattgaaagcagggtttTCAGAAGGcatctgcacacccatgttcatagcagtgttatTTACAATGGCCAAAAGGTAGAAGCTTACAGAAAAGTCCTTAGGTTACTCACGATTAAGCGGACAACCCTTACACAGATGGTCAAGACAAATTTCCTTTGAGTCATGATCATCCACCCTAGAAGATGTGGTACTTGTGACATCAGATAAAGGATCTATGAAACAAAAAACGATGCATGTATGCTGATCTTAATGTTTAAACCAAAAATCAAGGCACTTGGTCTCACAATGGGAAAGAATATCTGAAATGGGGGCCATGTTCAAGAAAATTCCTATGATTTATGTGTTGCTCATGAGCGTCTAGACAGCCCCTCCATAAAACGAAAATGTGGACCTCAGAGTCCTGTGAAAGCTATGTTTATTTCTTAAATCATAGTTGAAATATTCCTATTGTCAATAAATGTGGCAGCTTATTCCCTGTGGTTCTACTGGTTGGCCCTTCCCTGTCTTCACTAGTCAACCTCCTCACCAGACCACCCCGTAACCAAAACCCTCTAACTCTCTACCCTTTAAGAACTGGGGAACATCCAAGGAAAAACCACCAGCCATAGCCACTCTGCTGCAGACTCAAGACACAGAGGCCCCTTTGTCCTTCAGTGACTTACACTGAGCAGAGCCTGTTGTCTTCCTTGTGAGCTCGCTGGCAGAGGAAACAGGAACTTGGGTGCAGTTCTGCCCTTGGGCCCCCCAGACCGCAGCTGTGTTGCTTGAGGAAAGGGCAGCAGGTGACTGAGGCAGAGTGCTGACTTGTGCAGGGGCAGTGGATTCCCCAGGTGAGGTGGGGACCAGGTTCCTCAGACTCTGACTTCCAGTATGTAACATATCTTTTTCTGCCTTGACTGCCATTGTTAAGGCAAAACCAGTGGCACCAGTTTTTTCTACATCAGTAGTTTTATCTGCCACTTGACTAGAGCCATTTGGTATATCGTGAACAAATGTACTAGCCCAAAGTGTCTTCCCTTTGTATTTACCATTAACAAGTGCTACTCTTGGGTCAGCATCATCTGCGATTCTGCCAGTGGCCTGGATATCTCGGGAAGCAGGTCCAGCATCCTGAGTCCTAGGTGATGATATTTCTCTCTGACTGCTGCTAGTGCTTCTGTAATTTAAGGATCTGGTAGAAGTTATATCTGTGGCCACTCCATCagcattattattaaaaagagggCCAGGCTGGATGTCCTGAGTTCCACTTTTGCCATCGATGTTCCTGTAGTCTGAGGAAAGCAAGCCTGTGCTCTTTCTGGTGGTCACAGCTTCAGGTGTTTGCAGAGAGCCAAGAGAAGAGCAGGCGGCAGGTAGCGTGGGAGAAAACACAGTCTTTCTCCTGGCGCCTTGGTCATTCGTCCAGGATGTGAGGCTCTTCCAGTTGGGGGCTGGTGTTGAATTGGAAGCAAGGTAAGTGCTGCCTGGATTTCCATGCAAGAGGTCCTCTTGACTGCCGTTCTCTAAAAACCTCCGGCTTGCCCCGGCCTGACTTGTTCCTCCAAGATCAGTAGGCTTGGACGAGCCTGAGGGAGGCCGAGCACGATCCTGACTCCCCAGATGCGTGAACTTGTGGGTGAGATCGTCCACAGGCGCGTCCTCCAGGGAAGCCCTGTGGCCGATCTGATCTGGACTAGGTGTGCAGGACCTCTCAGCAGACGCTGAAGCAGACGCAAGAAATTCTTGGCTGCCCTGAAAGAACCGATCTCTACTCTTGCTTCTAGCCCTATATGCCATGTTTCTACGATGTGAAGAAGGAgctaagggaaaaaaaagccaaaatgaaacaaaataatgaacATCAGAGTTAATGTGACTGAGTTCCTACTACCCTTCCTCCTCTTGGCTTTTGTAGCTTTGCTCTCCAAGTGCTATCACATTACTTGGTGTAATCTGATGTGTAAAAATCTTGAAGATG
This window of the Pongo abelii isolate AG06213 chromosome 6, NHGRI_mPonAbe1-v2.0_pri, whole genome shotgun sequence genome carries:
- the ZC3HAV1 gene encoding zinc finger CCCH-type antiviral protein 1 (The RefSeq protein has 1 substitution compared to this genomic sequence); its protein translation is MADPEVCCFITKILCAHGGRMALDALLQEIVLPEPQLCEVLQVAGPDRFVVLETGGEAGITRSVVATTRARVCRRKYCQRPCDNLHLCKLNLLGRCNYSQSERNLCKYSHEVLSEENFRVLKNHELSGLNKEELAVLLLQSDPFFMPEICKSYKGEGRQQICNQQPPCSRLHICDHFTRGNCRFPNCLRSHNLMDRKVLAIMREHGLNPDVVQNIQDICNSKHMQKNPPGPRAPSSHRRNMAYRARSKSRDRFFQGSQEFLASASASAERSCTPSPDQIGHRASLEDAPVDDLTHKFTHLGSQDRARPPSGSSKPTDLGGTSQAGASRRFLENGSQEDLLHGNPGSTYLASNSTPAPNWKSLTSWTNDQGARRKTVFSPTLPAACSSLGSLQTPEAVTTRKSTGLLSSDYRNIDGKSGTQDIQPGPLFNNNADGVATDITSTRSLNYRSTSSSQREISSPRTQDAGPASRDIQATGRIADDADPRVALVNGKYKGKTLWASTFVHDIPNGSSQVADKTTDVEKTGATGFALTMAVKAEKDMLHTGSQSLRNLVPTSPGESTAPAQVSTLPQSPAALSSSNTAAVWGAQGQNCTQVPVSSASELTRKTTGSAQYPLSDVTSTTSSRVDDRDSKEICLDHLCKGCPLNRSCSKVHFHLPYRWQMLIGKTWMDFEHMEMIEENYCNPGIYLCSVGNYTINFRVMSCDSFPIRRLSTPSSVTKPANSVFTTKWIWYWKNESGTWIQYGEEKDKQKSSNIDSSYLESLYQSCRRGVVPFQAGSRNYELSFQGMIQTNIVSKTQKDVIRRPTFVPQWYVQQMKRGPDHQPAKTSSVSLTATFRPQEDLCLLSSKKYKLSEIHHLHPEYVRVSEHFKASMKNFKIEKIKRIENSELLDKFTRKKSQMKEEGKLLFYATSRAWVESICVNNFDSFLHETHENKYGKGIYFAKDAIYSHKNCPYDAKNVVMFIAQVLVGKFIEGSMTYTSPPPQFDSCVDTRLNPSVFVIFQKDQIYPQYVIEYTEADKACVIS